The proteins below come from a single Oxyura jamaicensis isolate SHBP4307 breed ruddy duck chromosome 1, BPBGC_Ojam_1.0, whole genome shotgun sequence genomic window:
- the DNAJC3 gene encoding dnaJ homolog subfamily C member 3: MVCAAASAGRLGPALPFLIVLLDLQYHGAECGINAEVEKQLEMGKKLLAAGQLADALSHFHAAIEGDSDNYIAYYRRATVYLAMGKSKAAIRDLSKVVELKQDFTSARLQRGHLLLKQGKFDEAEDDFKNVLKSNPSNNEEKEAQTHLTKSDELQRLHSQALSAYQQEDYEAAISLLDEILAVCVWDAELRELRAECYIKEGEPSKAISDLKAAAKLKNDNTEAFYKISRIYYQLGDHELSLSEVRECLKLDQDHKQCFSLYKQVKKLNKQIESAEEFIREGRYEDAINKYDSVMKTEPDVPIYATRAKERICHCLSKNQQATEAIKVCTEVLQLESTNVNALKDRAEAYLLEDLYEEAIKDYETAQANSENDQQIREGLERAQRMLKQSQKRDYYKILGVKRNARKQEIIKAYRKLASQWHPDNFQSEEEKKKAEKKFIDIAAAKEVLTDPEMRRKFDAGEDPLDAESQQGGGNPFHRNWNTWQGFNPFGSGGGPFTFKFHFS, from the exons gAGCTGAATGTGGAATAAATGCTGAAGtagaaaaacaacttgaaatGGGAAAGAAGTTATTGGCTGCCGGACAGCTAGCAGATGCTTTGTCTCACTTCCATGCGGCTATAG AGGGAGACTCTGATAACTACATTGCTTATTACAGAAGAGCCACAGTGTACTTAGCCATGGGGAAATCTAAAGCAGCAATTCGTGATTTAAGTAAAGTGGTGGAATTAAAGCAGGACTTCACATCA GCAAGATTACAGCGAGGACATTTACTGCTCAAGCAAGGAAAATTTGATGAAGCGGAGgatgactttaaaaatgtg CTCAAATCCAATCCCAGcaataatgaggaaaaagaagccCAGACTCATCTGACAAAATCTGATGAGCTCCAGCGCCTGCATTCACAAGCATTATCTGCCTACCAGCAAGAGGATTATGAAGCTGCGATCTCTCTTCTTGATGAAATCTTGGCA GTTTGTGTTTGGGATGCAGAGCTACGGGAACTTCGAGCTGAGTGTTATATAAAGGAAGGGGAGCCAAGCAAAGCCATTAGTGACTTGAAAGCTGCTGCCAAATTAAAGAATGATAACACTGAAGCCTTCTATAAAATAAGCAGGATATACTATCAGCTTGGGGACCATGAATTATCACTCAG TGAAGTCCGTGAGTGCCTGAAGCTTGACCAAGACCATAagcaatgtttttctctctatAAGCAAGTAAAGAAACTCAATAAGCAGATTGAGTCAGCAGAAGAATTCATCAGAGAAGGCAG GTATGAAGATGCTATCAATAAATATGACTCTGTTATGAAAACTGAGCCAGACGTCCCAATTTATGCTACTCGTGCCAAAGAAAGGATCTGTCACTGTTTGTCAAAG AATCAGCAGGCTACAGAAGCCATAAAAGTTTGTACAGAAGTTCTGCAACTGGAATCAACCAATGTGAATGCCCTGAAAGACAGAGCAGAAGCTTATTTGTTGGAAGACCTGTACGAAGAAG ctATTAAGGACTACGAAACTGCTCAAGCCAATAGTGAAAATGACCAGCAGATCCGGGAGGGGCTCGAGCGAGCCCAGAGGATGTTGAAGCAGTCACAGAAGAGAGATTACTATAAAATTTTAGGAGTAAAAAG AAACGccagaaagcaagaaatcaTAAAAGCGTACAGAAAGCTGGCGTCCCAGTGGCACCCTGACAACTTCCAGAGcgaggaagaaaagaagaaagcagagaaaaaattcATTGATATAGCAGCTGCTAAGGAAGTTCTTACTGACCCGG aaatgaggCGGAAATTTGACGCAGGAGAGGACCCACTGGATGCAGAGAGTCAGCAGGGTGGGGGCAACCCTTTCCACAGGAACTGGAACACGTGGCAAGGATTCAATCCCTTTGGTTCTGGAGGAGGACCATTTACATTCAAATTTCACTTCAGTTAA